From a single Pseudoliparis swirei isolate HS2019 ecotype Mariana Trench chromosome 12, NWPU_hadal_v1, whole genome shotgun sequence genomic region:
- the si:ch211-278j3.3 gene encoding E3 ubiquitin-protein ligase RNF19A isoform X4, translating into MKRPKQQTGPLSFLNFFSRKPKSEAKPERPLEAWPREEVALTLTPSERPEQDLSRTAEEAGGERGEGGGSAAAGEDGAATAECVGGVSSGSTGVLSVASSSQEQLLDEHLEECPLCLLSQPRCHFPRLASCSHRTCSDCLRQYLRIEISESRVCIACPQCPETLAPLDVRAILDDRALLERFEEYQLRRFLAADLDTRWCPAPDCSYAVIAHGCAECPKLSCGREGCDAEFCYHCRQLWHPNQTCDQARRQRARHTSSGHDASTLYVFNEEPGGDAEEIKACPRCGAYIMKTNDGSCNRMNCTVCACQFCWLCMQEITDVHYLSPSGCTFWGKKPWSQTRKVLWQVGMLLGAPVVISLIAGIAIPVIIVGIPIYMGRKVHGRCKKNNISGSKHYLTVASGVMMSVFVSPVIAAITVGVGVPLMLTYVYGVVPMSLCRNGWCRPQSEPPEAHKIQLEDLASYLLFSHVVSDHWPGQNKPTPSDTSVQEVRVSVQEVGVLPSTSATFPELDSYEELDEATKHLGCTQQDSQSDCQGRKQF; encoded by the exons ATGAAGAGGCCCAAGCAGCAGACGGGGCCGCTGAGCTTCCTGAACTTCTTCAGCAGGAAGCCCAAATCGGAGGCAAAGCCCGAGAGGCCATTGGAAGCCTGGCCCAGAGAGGAGGtggccctcaccctgaccccgaGCGAGCGCCCCGAGCAG GACCTCAGCCGTACAGCagaagaggctggaggagaaagaggagaaggaggaggatcggCGGCGGCAGGCGAGGACGGTGCCGCCACAGCTGAGTGCGTGGGCGGGGTCAGCAGCGGCTCCACCGGCGTCCTGTCCGTCGCCTCCTCCAGCCAGGAGCAGCTTTTGGATGAACACCTGGAGGAGTGCCCGCTGTGCCTGCTCAGTCAACCGCGATGCCACTTCCCACGACTCGCCTCCTGTTCCCACCGGACGTGCTCCGACTGCCTCCGCCAGTACCTGCGCATCGAGATATCGGAGAGCCGCGTGTGCATCGCGTGCCCGCAGTGCCCCGAGACGCTGGCGCCGCTGGACGTCCGCGCCATCCTAGATGACCGGGCGCTGCTGGAGCGCTTTGAGGAGTACCAGTTGAGGCGTTTCCTGGCCGCTGATCTGGATACGCGCTGGTGCCCTGCGCCCGACTGCAG ctaTGCGGTGATAGCTCACGGCTGTGCAGAGTGTCCCAAGCTGAGCTGTGGCCGTGAGGGATGTGACGCAGAGTTCTGCTACCACTGTCGCCAGCTGTGGCACCCCAACCAGACGTGCGATCAGGCCCGGCGCCAGCGAGCCCGCCACACCTCGAGCGGCCACGATGCCTCCACGCTGTACGTCTTCAATGAAGAACCCGGAGGAG ATGCAGAGGAGATCAAAGCGTGCCCTCGCTGCGGTGCCTACATCATGAAGACCAACGACGGCAGCTGTAACCGGATGAACTGCACTGTGTGTGCCTGTCAGTTCTGCTGGCTGTGTATGCAGGAGATTACCGACGTGCACTACCTCAG TCCATCAGGATGTACATTCTGGGGGAAGAAGCCGTGGTCTCAAACCCGCAAGGTTCTGTGGCAGGTGGGCATGTTGCTCGGGGCACCGGTGGTCATATCCCTTATAGCGGGCATCGCCATCCCAGTCATCATTGTGGGCATACCAATCTACATGGGCCGCAAG GTCCATGGTCGCTGTAAGAAAAACAATATCTCAGGAAGTAAGCACTACTTGACTGTGGCAAGTGGGGTGATGATGTCAGTGTTCGTGTCGCCGGTCATAGCGGCTATCACTGTGG GTGTGGGTGTGCCGCTAATGCTGACTTATGTCTACGGGGTGGTGCCCATGTCGCTCTGTCGGAACGGTTGGTGTCGACCGCAGAGTGAGCCCCCCGAAGCACACAAAATCCAACTGGAGGACTTAGCCAGCT ATCTTCTATTCTCTCATGTAGTCAGTGACCACTGGCCGGGTCAGAATAAGCCAACGCCCAGCGACACTAGCGTCCAGGAAGTTCGAGTCAGTGTACAGGAAGTGGGCGTCCTCCCCAGTACAAGCGCCACGTTCCCGGAGCTGGACAGCTATGAGGAATTGGATGAAGCCACAAAACACCTCGGATGCACCCAGCAGGACAGCCAATCAGACTGCCAG GGAAGGAAACAATTTTGA
- the si:ch211-278j3.3 gene encoding E3 ubiquitin-protein ligase RNF19A isoform X3: protein MKRPKQQTGPLSFLNFFSRKPKSEAKPERPLEAWPREEVALTLTPSERPEQDLSRTAEEAGGERGEGGGSAAAGEDGAATAECVGGVSSGSTGVLSVASSSQEQLLDEHLEECPLCLLSQPRCHFPRLASCSHRTCSDCLRQYLRIEISESRVCIACPQCPETLAPLDVRAILDDRALLERFEEYQLRRFLAADLDTRWCPAPDCSYAVIAHGCAECPKLSCGREGCDAEFCYHCRQLWHPNQTCDQARRQRARHTSSGHDASTLYVFNEEPGGDAEEIKACPRCGAYIMKTNDGSCNRMNCTVCACQFCWLCMQEITDVHYLSPSGCTFWGKKPWSQTRKVLWQVGMLLGAPVVISLIAGIAIPVIIVGIPIYMGRKVHGRCKKNNISGSKHYLTVASGVMMSVFVSPVIAAITVGVGVPLMLTYVYGVVPMSLCRNGWCRPQSEPPEAHKIQLEDLASFSDHWPGQNKPTPSDTSVQEVRVSVQEVGVLPSTSATFPELDSYEELDEATKHLGCTQQDSQSDCQVVIVPDSKLDDTQALPLREGNNFEVRVEIETHPRGARQSSLSSILSGRSLSAESLGHSQSQSRDYLCASELEGRREGEVGEEQEGREKPGGQAGGDEWTVSPVFEVDGV, encoded by the exons ATGAAGAGGCCCAAGCAGCAGACGGGGCCGCTGAGCTTCCTGAACTTCTTCAGCAGGAAGCCCAAATCGGAGGCAAAGCCCGAGAGGCCATTGGAAGCCTGGCCCAGAGAGGAGGtggccctcaccctgaccccgaGCGAGCGCCCCGAGCAG GACCTCAGCCGTACAGCagaagaggctggaggagaaagaggagaaggaggaggatcggCGGCGGCAGGCGAGGACGGTGCCGCCACAGCTGAGTGCGTGGGCGGGGTCAGCAGCGGCTCCACCGGCGTCCTGTCCGTCGCCTCCTCCAGCCAGGAGCAGCTTTTGGATGAACACCTGGAGGAGTGCCCGCTGTGCCTGCTCAGTCAACCGCGATGCCACTTCCCACGACTCGCCTCCTGTTCCCACCGGACGTGCTCCGACTGCCTCCGCCAGTACCTGCGCATCGAGATATCGGAGAGCCGCGTGTGCATCGCGTGCCCGCAGTGCCCCGAGACGCTGGCGCCGCTGGACGTCCGCGCCATCCTAGATGACCGGGCGCTGCTGGAGCGCTTTGAGGAGTACCAGTTGAGGCGTTTCCTGGCCGCTGATCTGGATACGCGCTGGTGCCCTGCGCCCGACTGCAG ctaTGCGGTGATAGCTCACGGCTGTGCAGAGTGTCCCAAGCTGAGCTGTGGCCGTGAGGGATGTGACGCAGAGTTCTGCTACCACTGTCGCCAGCTGTGGCACCCCAACCAGACGTGCGATCAGGCCCGGCGCCAGCGAGCCCGCCACACCTCGAGCGGCCACGATGCCTCCACGCTGTACGTCTTCAATGAAGAACCCGGAGGAG ATGCAGAGGAGATCAAAGCGTGCCCTCGCTGCGGTGCCTACATCATGAAGACCAACGACGGCAGCTGTAACCGGATGAACTGCACTGTGTGTGCCTGTCAGTTCTGCTGGCTGTGTATGCAGGAGATTACCGACGTGCACTACCTCAG TCCATCAGGATGTACATTCTGGGGGAAGAAGCCGTGGTCTCAAACCCGCAAGGTTCTGTGGCAGGTGGGCATGTTGCTCGGGGCACCGGTGGTCATATCCCTTATAGCGGGCATCGCCATCCCAGTCATCATTGTGGGCATACCAATCTACATGGGCCGCAAG GTCCATGGTCGCTGTAAGAAAAACAATATCTCAGGAAGTAAGCACTACTTGACTGTGGCAAGTGGGGTGATGATGTCAGTGTTCGTGTCGCCGGTCATAGCGGCTATCACTGTGG GTGTGGGTGTGCCGCTAATGCTGACTTATGTCTACGGGGTGGTGCCCATGTCGCTCTGTCGGAACGGTTGGTGTCGACCGCAGAGTGAGCCCCCCGAAGCACACAAAATCCAACTGGAGGACTTAGCCAGCT TCAGTGACCACTGGCCGGGTCAGAATAAGCCAACGCCCAGCGACACTAGCGTCCAGGAAGTTCGAGTCAGTGTACAGGAAGTGGGCGTCCTCCCCAGTACAAGCGCCACGTTCCCGGAGCTGGACAGCTATGAGGAATTGGATGAAGCCACAAAACACCTCGGATGCACCCAGCAGGACAGCCAATCAGACTGCCAGGTGGTTATTGTGCCCGACAGCAAGCTCGATGACACACAAGCACTTCCTTTGAG GGAAGGAAACAATTTTGAGGTCCGTGTGGAAATTGAAACCCATCCCAGAGGCGCCCGCCAGTCCAGCCTAAGTAGCATCCTGTCTGGCCGGAGCTTGTCAGCGGAGTCCCTGGGACACTCGCAGTCCCAGTCCCGAGACTACCTGTGTGCCTCAGAACTGGAAGGAAGACGAGAGGGGGAAgtaggagaggagcaggagggaagagagaaacCAGGAGGGCAAGCGGGAGGAGATGAATGGACAGTTTCCCCAGTCTTTGAAGTAGACGGTGTATGA
- the si:ch211-278j3.3 gene encoding E3 ubiquitin-protein ligase RNF19B isoform X2, with protein MKRPKQQTGPLSFLNFFSRKPKSEAKPERPLEAWPREEVALTLTPSERPEQDLSRTAEEAGGERGEGGGSAAAGEDGAATAECVGGVSSGSTGVLSVASSSQEQLLDEHLEECPLCLLSQPRCHFPRLASCSHRTCSDCLRQYLRIEISESRVCIACPQCPETLAPLDVRAILDDRALLERFEEYQLRRFLAADLDTRWCPAPDCSYAVIAHGCAECPKLSCGREGCDAEFCYHCRQLWHPNQTCDQARRQRARHTSSGHDASTLYVFNEEPGGEEIKACPRCGAYIMKTNDGSCNRMNCTVCACQFCWLCMQEITDVHYLSPSGCTFWGKKPWSQTRKVLWQVGMLLGAPVVISLIAGIAIPVIIVGIPIYMGRKVHGRCKKNNISGSKHYLTVASGVMMSVFVSPVIAAITVGVGVPLMLTYVYGVVPMSLCRNGWCRPQSEPPEAHKIQLEDLASYLLFSHVVSDHWPGQNKPTPSDTSVQEVRVSVQEVGVLPSTSATFPELDSYEELDEATKHLGCTQQDSQSDCQVVIVPDSKLDDTQALPLREGNNFEVRVEIETHPRGARQSSLSSILSGRSLSAESLGHSQSQSRDYLCASELEGRREGEVGEEQEGREKPGGQAGGDEWTVSPVFEVDGV; from the exons ATGAAGAGGCCCAAGCAGCAGACGGGGCCGCTGAGCTTCCTGAACTTCTTCAGCAGGAAGCCCAAATCGGAGGCAAAGCCCGAGAGGCCATTGGAAGCCTGGCCCAGAGAGGAGGtggccctcaccctgaccccgaGCGAGCGCCCCGAGCAG GACCTCAGCCGTACAGCagaagaggctggaggagaaagaggagaaggaggaggatcggCGGCGGCAGGCGAGGACGGTGCCGCCACAGCTGAGTGCGTGGGCGGGGTCAGCAGCGGCTCCACCGGCGTCCTGTCCGTCGCCTCCTCCAGCCAGGAGCAGCTTTTGGATGAACACCTGGAGGAGTGCCCGCTGTGCCTGCTCAGTCAACCGCGATGCCACTTCCCACGACTCGCCTCCTGTTCCCACCGGACGTGCTCCGACTGCCTCCGCCAGTACCTGCGCATCGAGATATCGGAGAGCCGCGTGTGCATCGCGTGCCCGCAGTGCCCCGAGACGCTGGCGCCGCTGGACGTCCGCGCCATCCTAGATGACCGGGCGCTGCTGGAGCGCTTTGAGGAGTACCAGTTGAGGCGTTTCCTGGCCGCTGATCTGGATACGCGCTGGTGCCCTGCGCCCGACTGCAG ctaTGCGGTGATAGCTCACGGCTGTGCAGAGTGTCCCAAGCTGAGCTGTGGCCGTGAGGGATGTGACGCAGAGTTCTGCTACCACTGTCGCCAGCTGTGGCACCCCAACCAGACGTGCGATCAGGCCCGGCGCCAGCGAGCCCGCCACACCTCGAGCGGCCACGATGCCTCCACGCTGTACGTCTTCAATGAAGAACCCGGAGGAG AGGAGATCAAAGCGTGCCCTCGCTGCGGTGCCTACATCATGAAGACCAACGACGGCAGCTGTAACCGGATGAACTGCACTGTGTGTGCCTGTCAGTTCTGCTGGCTGTGTATGCAGGAGATTACCGACGTGCACTACCTCAG TCCATCAGGATGTACATTCTGGGGGAAGAAGCCGTGGTCTCAAACCCGCAAGGTTCTGTGGCAGGTGGGCATGTTGCTCGGGGCACCGGTGGTCATATCCCTTATAGCGGGCATCGCCATCCCAGTCATCATTGTGGGCATACCAATCTACATGGGCCGCAAG GTCCATGGTCGCTGTAAGAAAAACAATATCTCAGGAAGTAAGCACTACTTGACTGTGGCAAGTGGGGTGATGATGTCAGTGTTCGTGTCGCCGGTCATAGCGGCTATCACTGTGG GTGTGGGTGTGCCGCTAATGCTGACTTATGTCTACGGGGTGGTGCCCATGTCGCTCTGTCGGAACGGTTGGTGTCGACCGCAGAGTGAGCCCCCCGAAGCACACAAAATCCAACTGGAGGACTTAGCCAGCT ATCTTCTATTCTCTCATGTAGTCAGTGACCACTGGCCGGGTCAGAATAAGCCAACGCCCAGCGACACTAGCGTCCAGGAAGTTCGAGTCAGTGTACAGGAAGTGGGCGTCCTCCCCAGTACAAGCGCCACGTTCCCGGAGCTGGACAGCTATGAGGAATTGGATGAAGCCACAAAACACCTCGGATGCACCCAGCAGGACAGCCAATCAGACTGCCAGGTGGTTATTGTGCCCGACAGCAAGCTCGATGACACACAAGCACTTCCTTTGAG GGAAGGAAACAATTTTGAGGTCCGTGTGGAAATTGAAACCCATCCCAGAGGCGCCCGCCAGTCCAGCCTAAGTAGCATCCTGTCTGGCCGGAGCTTGTCAGCGGAGTCCCTGGGACACTCGCAGTCCCAGTCCCGAGACTACCTGTGTGCCTCAGAACTGGAAGGAAGACGAGAGGGGGAAgtaggagaggagcaggagggaagagagaaacCAGGAGGGCAAGCGGGAGGAGATGAATGGACAGTTTCCCCAGTCTTTGAAGTAGACGGTGTATGA
- the si:ch211-278j3.3 gene encoding E3 ubiquitin-protein ligase RNF19A isoform X1, translated as MKRPKQQTGPLSFLNFFSRKPKSEAKPERPLEAWPREEVALTLTPSERPEQDLSRTAEEAGGERGEGGGSAAAGEDGAATAECVGGVSSGSTGVLSVASSSQEQLLDEHLEECPLCLLSQPRCHFPRLASCSHRTCSDCLRQYLRIEISESRVCIACPQCPETLAPLDVRAILDDRALLERFEEYQLRRFLAADLDTRWCPAPDCSYAVIAHGCAECPKLSCGREGCDAEFCYHCRQLWHPNQTCDQARRQRARHTSSGHDASTLYVFNEEPGGDAEEIKACPRCGAYIMKTNDGSCNRMNCTVCACQFCWLCMQEITDVHYLSPSGCTFWGKKPWSQTRKVLWQVGMLLGAPVVISLIAGIAIPVIIVGIPIYMGRKVHGRCKKNNISGSKHYLTVASGVMMSVFVSPVIAAITVGVGVPLMLTYVYGVVPMSLCRNGWCRPQSEPPEAHKIQLEDLASYLLFSHVVSDHWPGQNKPTPSDTSVQEVRVSVQEVGVLPSTSATFPELDSYEELDEATKHLGCTQQDSQSDCQVVIVPDSKLDDTQALPLREGNNFEVRVEIETHPRGARQSSLSSILSGRSLSAESLGHSQSQSRDYLCASELEGRREGEVGEEQEGREKPGGQAGGDEWTVSPVFEVDGV; from the exons ATGAAGAGGCCCAAGCAGCAGACGGGGCCGCTGAGCTTCCTGAACTTCTTCAGCAGGAAGCCCAAATCGGAGGCAAAGCCCGAGAGGCCATTGGAAGCCTGGCCCAGAGAGGAGGtggccctcaccctgaccccgaGCGAGCGCCCCGAGCAG GACCTCAGCCGTACAGCagaagaggctggaggagaaagaggagaaggaggaggatcggCGGCGGCAGGCGAGGACGGTGCCGCCACAGCTGAGTGCGTGGGCGGGGTCAGCAGCGGCTCCACCGGCGTCCTGTCCGTCGCCTCCTCCAGCCAGGAGCAGCTTTTGGATGAACACCTGGAGGAGTGCCCGCTGTGCCTGCTCAGTCAACCGCGATGCCACTTCCCACGACTCGCCTCCTGTTCCCACCGGACGTGCTCCGACTGCCTCCGCCAGTACCTGCGCATCGAGATATCGGAGAGCCGCGTGTGCATCGCGTGCCCGCAGTGCCCCGAGACGCTGGCGCCGCTGGACGTCCGCGCCATCCTAGATGACCGGGCGCTGCTGGAGCGCTTTGAGGAGTACCAGTTGAGGCGTTTCCTGGCCGCTGATCTGGATACGCGCTGGTGCCCTGCGCCCGACTGCAG ctaTGCGGTGATAGCTCACGGCTGTGCAGAGTGTCCCAAGCTGAGCTGTGGCCGTGAGGGATGTGACGCAGAGTTCTGCTACCACTGTCGCCAGCTGTGGCACCCCAACCAGACGTGCGATCAGGCCCGGCGCCAGCGAGCCCGCCACACCTCGAGCGGCCACGATGCCTCCACGCTGTACGTCTTCAATGAAGAACCCGGAGGAG ATGCAGAGGAGATCAAAGCGTGCCCTCGCTGCGGTGCCTACATCATGAAGACCAACGACGGCAGCTGTAACCGGATGAACTGCACTGTGTGTGCCTGTCAGTTCTGCTGGCTGTGTATGCAGGAGATTACCGACGTGCACTACCTCAG TCCATCAGGATGTACATTCTGGGGGAAGAAGCCGTGGTCTCAAACCCGCAAGGTTCTGTGGCAGGTGGGCATGTTGCTCGGGGCACCGGTGGTCATATCCCTTATAGCGGGCATCGCCATCCCAGTCATCATTGTGGGCATACCAATCTACATGGGCCGCAAG GTCCATGGTCGCTGTAAGAAAAACAATATCTCAGGAAGTAAGCACTACTTGACTGTGGCAAGTGGGGTGATGATGTCAGTGTTCGTGTCGCCGGTCATAGCGGCTATCACTGTGG GTGTGGGTGTGCCGCTAATGCTGACTTATGTCTACGGGGTGGTGCCCATGTCGCTCTGTCGGAACGGTTGGTGTCGACCGCAGAGTGAGCCCCCCGAAGCACACAAAATCCAACTGGAGGACTTAGCCAGCT ATCTTCTATTCTCTCATGTAGTCAGTGACCACTGGCCGGGTCAGAATAAGCCAACGCCCAGCGACACTAGCGTCCAGGAAGTTCGAGTCAGTGTACAGGAAGTGGGCGTCCTCCCCAGTACAAGCGCCACGTTCCCGGAGCTGGACAGCTATGAGGAATTGGATGAAGCCACAAAACACCTCGGATGCACCCAGCAGGACAGCCAATCAGACTGCCAGGTGGTTATTGTGCCCGACAGCAAGCTCGATGACACACAAGCACTTCCTTTGAG GGAAGGAAACAATTTTGAGGTCCGTGTGGAAATTGAAACCCATCCCAGAGGCGCCCGCCAGTCCAGCCTAAGTAGCATCCTGTCTGGCCGGAGCTTGTCAGCGGAGTCCCTGGGACACTCGCAGTCCCAGTCCCGAGACTACCTGTGTGCCTCAGAACTGGAAGGAAGACGAGAGGGGGAAgtaggagaggagcaggagggaagagagaaacCAGGAGGGCAAGCGGGAGGAGATGAATGGACAGTTTCCCCAGTCTTTGAAGTAGACGGTGTATGA